A genomic window from Gymnodinialimonas ceratoperidinii includes:
- the mnmD gene encoding tRNA (5-methylaminomethyl-2-thiouridine)(34)-methyltransferase MnmD — MKEDQQKIEWRGDVPVSTRFDDPYFSLNDGLAETRFVFLEGNNLPARFRDGFHVAELGFGTGLNFLATLQYFRDAGVEGKLHFTSFEAFPMSAADRARALACFPDLPTETLLGEEDISHLSGSDFELSVIVGDARETVPEMRVRADAWFLDGFAPAQNPELWEDALLRNVARNTAPGGTFATYTAVGRVRRALADAGFEVERVKGFGVKRHMSKGRLP, encoded by the coding sequence ATGAAAGAGGACCAGCAGAAGATCGAATGGCGCGGTGACGTTCCGGTCTCCACGCGGTTCGACGATCCTTATTTCTCGCTGAACGATGGGCTCGCCGAAACGCGATTTGTCTTCCTGGAGGGGAACAACCTTCCCGCGCGGTTCCGAGACGGGTTTCACGTGGCCGAGTTGGGTTTTGGCACCGGCCTCAACTTCCTCGCGACGCTCCAGTACTTCCGCGACGCCGGGGTGGAGGGCAAACTTCACTTCACGTCGTTCGAGGCCTTCCCGATGAGCGCCGCCGATCGCGCGCGGGCTTTGGCATGTTTTCCGGATCTGCCAACCGAGACCCTGCTTGGCGAAGAGGATATCTCGCACCTGTCAGGGTCTGATTTCGAGCTTTCCGTCATTGTTGGAGATGCGCGCGAAACTGTGCCTGAGATGCGGGTTAGAGCCGATGCGTGGTTCCTGGACGGCTTTGCGCCCGCGCAGAACCCCGAGCTTTGGGAGGACGCTCTGCTGCGCAACGTCGCCCGAAACACCGCCCCCGGCGGCACCTTCGCGACATACACCGCCGTGGGCCGGGTGAGACGCGCGCTGGCTGATGCGGGCTTCGAGGTCGAACGCGTGAAGGGGTTCGGCGTCAAACGTCATATGAGCAAGGGGCGACTGCCATGA
- a CDS encoding thiamine pyrophosphate-dependent enzyme — protein sequence MTQVHGGKILADRLALHGVERVFSVPGESFLAALDGLHDLDIANVVCRQEGGAAMMAEAHGKMTGQPGVVFVTRGPGATNASAGLHIAMHDATPLVCFVGQIPLKHRDRGVFQEVDYRAFFGPLVKWSAEVERTDRLAEYVDRGFAIAQSGRPGPVVLALPEDILSALTDEPQLRPGARAPASVHPDDIAPMVEAFQQAKRPMILCGGSQWSDTERQAAQELAERTGAPIAVTFRRQDFIDNDHPNYAGDLGVGANPALGKRLADADCLLLLRAELNDITTADFTLIDPANAPTILQVSPDAEAVSKTYPATFAVTGTPAAVLPQLLAMTSSSDDRGAAEARAEYEAWQTPQATPGAVQMEQIICWLRDNASADTIITNGAGNYAAFLHRYYRFRQYGTQLAPTSGSMGYGLPAAVSAKLQHPDQPVICLAGDGCLQMTIQELSTARQHGADIIVIVANNGRYGTIRMHQEKNYPGRVSGTDLFNPDYAALAVAYGGTGHSITENGQFAAAYQKALKGGLHIIELKLDPKMLATTKNL from the coding sequence ATGACACAGGTTCACGGCGGCAAAATTCTGGCTGATCGGCTCGCGCTGCATGGGGTGGAGAGGGTGTTCTCCGTTCCGGGCGAAAGCTTTCTGGCGGCCTTGGACGGGCTGCATGACCTCGACATCGCCAACGTCGTTTGCCGACAGGAGGGCGGGGCCGCGATGATGGCCGAGGCCCATGGCAAGATGACAGGCCAGCCCGGCGTCGTTTTCGTGACGCGCGGCCCCGGTGCGACGAACGCGAGCGCGGGCCTCCATATCGCCATGCACGACGCCACGCCGCTCGTCTGTTTTGTCGGTCAGATCCCGCTGAAGCACCGCGACCGCGGCGTCTTTCAGGAGGTCGACTACCGCGCCTTCTTCGGTCCTCTGGTCAAATGGTCCGCCGAAGTGGAGCGGACAGATCGTCTTGCCGAATACGTGGACCGGGGGTTCGCAATTGCGCAATCCGGCCGCCCGGGCCCGGTGGTTCTGGCCTTACCGGAAGATATCCTGTCGGCCCTGACGGATGAACCGCAGCTGCGCCCCGGCGCGCGGGCGCCGGCGAGCGTCCATCCCGATGACATCGCGCCGATGGTTGAGGCTTTCCAACAGGCCAAACGGCCGATGATCCTTTGCGGCGGTTCGCAATGGAGTGATACGGAGCGGCAGGCGGCGCAGGAATTGGCCGAGCGCACCGGCGCGCCCATCGCCGTCACCTTCCGCAGGCAGGATTTCATCGACAATGATCACCCGAATTACGCGGGCGATCTCGGCGTCGGGGCCAACCCGGCACTGGGCAAGCGTCTGGCCGATGCAGACTGCCTCCTGCTTCTGCGTGCCGAGCTGAATGACATCACCACAGCTGACTTCACCCTGATCGATCCGGCCAACGCGCCGACGATCCTGCAAGTCTCTCCCGACGCGGAGGCTGTCAGCAAGACCTACCCGGCGACCTTCGCCGTGACCGGAACGCCCGCCGCGGTCCTTCCTCAACTTCTCGCCATGACATCTTCTTCCGACGATCGAGGCGCTGCGGAAGCGCGGGCGGAATACGAGGCTTGGCAGACGCCACAGGCCACGCCGGGCGCCGTTCAGATGGAACAGATCATTTGCTGGCTTCGCGACAATGCGAGCGCGGACACGATCATCACCAACGGCGCGGGCAACTACGCAGCCTTCCTTCATCGCTACTACCGGTTCCGCCAATACGGCACGCAGCTTGCGCCGACGTCCGGCTCCATGGGCTATGGCCTGCCCGCCGCCGTTTCCGCGAAATTGCAGCACCCGGATCAGCCGGTGATCTGCCTCGCGGGCGACGGCTGTCTGCAGATGACGATTCAGGAGCTTTCGACGGCGCGGCAGCACGGCGCGGATATCATCGTCATCGTCGCCAACAACGGTCGCTATGGTACGATCCGGATGCATCAGGAGAAGAACTATCCCGGCCGCGTGTCGGGCACCGACCTGTTCAACCCGGATTACGCGGCTCTGGCCGTGGCTTACGGCGGGACGGGCCACAGCATCACCGAGAATGGGCAATTTGCGGCGGCGTACCAGAAGGCGCTTAAGGGCGGGCTTCACATCATCGAACTGAAGCTCGATCCCAAGATGTTGGCGACGACGAAGAACCTCTAA
- a CDS encoding NAD(P)/FAD-dependent oxidoreductase gives MTEIIVRGAGITGLMCAWMLSKRGAQVQVVDPHGIAAGASGGIVGALAPHVPENWNPKKAMQFAALDQAEALWTEISDVGGEDPGYARAGRVQPLQDEAAVALARARSETAKDLWQGRYDWQVIPAEEAGIEVATPTGLVIKDTLTARLHPQQACLALAAALRARGVEVVPEPSREGLEIWATGAADLIEISEARGKLIGAPIKGQAALLKADLASAPQVFADGLHIVPHGDGTVAIGSTTEREFDDPTSTDAQLEPLIDAARAVVPPLSDAPVIARWAGVRPRAKSRAPMVGPHPLRDGAFIANGGFKIGLAMAPVMAEMLAALILDNRDRIPPEFLPDASR, from the coding sequence ATGACCGAAATTATCGTCCGAGGCGCGGGGATTACCGGGCTGATGTGCGCATGGATGCTGTCGAAACGTGGCGCTCAGGTTCAGGTGGTGGACCCCCATGGGATCGCCGCCGGCGCATCGGGCGGCATCGTCGGCGCGCTCGCGCCGCATGTCCCGGAGAACTGGAACCCGAAAAAGGCGATGCAGTTTGCCGCCCTCGATCAGGCGGAAGCGCTATGGACTGAAATCTCGGACGTCGGTGGCGAAGACCCCGGCTACGCGAGAGCTGGCCGGGTACAGCCGTTGCAGGATGAAGCCGCCGTCGCCTTGGCCCGTGCGCGGAGCGAGACGGCGAAAGACTTGTGGCAGGGTCGCTACGACTGGCAGGTGATCCCCGCGGAAGAGGCGGGCATCGAAGTCGCGACACCGACCGGCCTTGTCATAAAGGACACGCTCACCGCGCGTCTTCATCCTCAGCAGGCCTGTCTCGCCCTCGCTGCCGCCTTGCGAGCGCGCGGGGTTGAGGTCGTGCCGGAGCCGTCGCGCGAGGGGCTGGAGATCTGGGCCACGGGGGCGGCTGACCTCATCGAGATCTCAGAGGCGCGCGGCAAGCTCATCGGCGCGCCGATCAAGGGTCAGGCGGCATTGCTGAAGGCTGATCTCGCGTCGGCGCCACAGGTGTTTGCAGACGGGCTGCATATCGTGCCCCACGGTGACGGGACCGTCGCCATCGGTTCGACCACCGAGCGGGAGTTTGACGATCCCACCAGCACCGACGCGCAGCTTGAACCGCTCATTGACGCAGCCCGCGCCGTGGTGCCGCCCCTGTCCGACGCCCCTGTCATCGCGCGATGGGCCGGCGTCCGTCCGCGCGCGAAGAGCCGCGCGCCGATGGTCGGGCCGCACCCCCTGCGCGACGGGGCCTTCATCGCCAACGGTGGCTTCAAGATCGGCCTCGCCATGGCGCCGGTCATGGCAGAGATGCTCGCGGCCCTGATCCTCGACAATCGCGATAGGATACCGCCCGAGTTTCTTCCCGACGCAAGCCGTTGA
- a CDS encoding mechanosensitive ion channel family protein, with amino-acid sequence MDPDEIPPEIVDAEARALQQAMGEITGLVSQFETFMASLLRPWNAYQVGIVIAVMAVALLMRHIFGPPIRAWMASREGWPKWRMRILAIIHRRLFMIFFVISIWLVVGVMREVTWPSRSFLLIIVAELTTAWLFVVFVTRLIRSAFLRAIVRYGAWTYVTLEILNLRDETVSILDSVGFNLGDARLSLLTVVQGVLVVTALIVIARFLTGTASGRIQRNEEMSPSMQVLAIKFLQVTFYGIAIYAGLRLTGIDLTGLAVLSGAIGVGLGFGLQKVVSNLVSGVIILLDKSIKPGDVISLGETFGWINALGARYVSVVTRDGKEYLIPNEDLITSQVVNWSHSNEFVRLDIYFGTSYDNDPHEVRKLAIAAAKGVPRVLSHRAPVCHIVGFGDSSVDYILRFWITDPTGGLTNIRGNVYLALWDTFRENEISIPFPQREVRMLDKPAD; translated from the coding sequence ATGGACCCTGACGAAATCCCGCCAGAAATCGTGGACGCCGAGGCGCGCGCGTTACAGCAAGCGATGGGTGAAATAACGGGTCTAGTCAGCCAGTTCGAGACGTTCATGGCGTCGCTCCTGCGACCGTGGAACGCCTATCAGGTCGGCATCGTCATCGCGGTGATGGCGGTCGCGTTGCTCATGCGGCACATTTTCGGCCCGCCAATTCGCGCGTGGATGGCCTCTCGTGAGGGCTGGCCGAAGTGGCGGATGCGGATTCTGGCGATCATTCATCGCCGACTCTTCATGATTTTCTTCGTAATCTCGATCTGGCTGGTCGTCGGCGTGATGCGCGAAGTGACATGGCCGTCCCGCTCGTTCCTGCTGATCATCGTGGCGGAGCTGACCACGGCGTGGCTCTTCGTGGTCTTCGTCACCCGGCTGATCCGCTCCGCCTTCCTGCGCGCCATCGTGCGCTACGGCGCCTGGACCTATGTCACGCTCGAAATCCTGAACCTGCGCGATGAAACCGTCTCGATCCTCGATTCCGTGGGTTTCAATCTGGGCGATGCGCGGCTGTCCCTGCTGACGGTCGTGCAAGGTGTGCTGGTGGTCACCGCCCTGATCGTGATCGCACGCTTCCTGACCGGAACCGCCAGCGGCCGCATCCAACGAAACGAGGAAATGTCGCCCTCGATGCAGGTGCTTGCGATCAAGTTCCTGCAGGTCACTTTCTACGGTATCGCGATCTACGCCGGCTTGCGATTGACCGGGATCGATCTGACGGGGCTCGCGGTTCTGTCCGGTGCCATCGGTGTGGGCCTTGGTTTCGGCTTGCAGAAGGTCGTCTCGAACCTTGTTTCCGGCGTCATCATCCTGTTGGACAAATCGATCAAGCCCGGCGACGTGATCTCTCTGGGCGAGACCTTTGGTTGGATCAACGCCCTTGGCGCGCGCTATGTCTCTGTCGTGACGCGGGACGGGAAGGAATACCTGATCCCGAACGAGGACCTCATCACCAGCCAAGTGGTGAACTGGTCCCATTCCAACGAGTTTGTCCGCCTCGATATCTACTTCGGCACCTCCTACGACAATGATCCGCACGAGGTCCGCAAGCTGGCGATTGCTGCGGCGAAAGGGGTGCCGAGGGTGCTCTCTCATCGGGCGCCGGTCTGTCACATCGTGGGCTTTGGCGACTCGAGTGTGGATTACATCCTCAGGTTCTGGATCACTGACCCGACAGGCGGGCTCACCAACATTCGCGGCAACGTCTACCTCGCGCTTTGGGACACGTTCCGCGAGAACGAAATCTCGATCCCGTTCCCGCAACGCGAGGTCAGAATGTTGGACAAACCAGCGGATTAG
- a CDS encoding c-type cytochrome — translation MKRLSILAATATLLATPVLADGHATGDAEAGERTFRQCISCHVVVDAEGETLAGRNARTGPNLYGIHGRTVGSVEDFRYSAGLETLMEMDVEWDEEAFVAYVQDPTGWIRETAEDDSLRGAMSFRVRSEEDALNLYAYLVSLGGSEMEEGESADN, via the coding sequence ATGAAACGACTTTCCATACTAGCCGCCACCGCTACGCTCCTTGCGACCCCAGTCCTTGCCGATGGCCATGCGACGGGCGATGCCGAAGCCGGAGAGCGTACATTCCGCCAGTGCATTTCCTGCCACGTCGTTGTCGATGCCGAGGGAGAAACCCTCGCTGGCCGCAACGCGCGCACCGGTCCGAACCTCTACGGTATTCACGGGCGCACCGTCGGCAGCGTTGAAGATTTCCGCTACTCCGCAGGGCTCGAAACCCTGATGGAGATGGACGTGGAATGGGACGAGGAAGCCTTCGTCGCTTACGTCCAGGATCCGACCGGCTGGATTCGCGAGACCGCCGAGGACGACAGCCTGCGCGGCGCGATGAGCTTCCGGGTGCGCTCGGAAGAGGATGCGCTGAACCTCTACGCCTATCTCGTATCTCTCGGTGGCTCCGAGATGGAAGAAGGCGAATCCGCAGACAATTGA
- a CDS encoding DMT family transporter, producing the protein MIDTTRLGIMLMIATTFVFAGQDGISRHLAGEYNIFMVVMIRYWFFAAFVIAIAVRRTGGVREAARTSQPFVQAFRGALLALEIMVMVGAFVLLGLVEAHAIFTCYPLLVAALSGPVLGENVGWRRWTAIGIGFVGVLVILQPGYGVFSIYALVPLLAAFMFALYNLLTRYVAAKDRAATSFFWTGTVGAVLSTCIGVWFWEPMTSADWGWMALLCVTGVTGHFLLIKTYELAEASAVQPFAYLQLVFASAIGLTVFGETLSRNVVIGAGIVVCAGLFTLWRAKKVAES; encoded by the coding sequence ATGATCGACACCACGCGCCTCGGCATCATGCTGATGATCGCAACCACCTTCGTTTTTGCCGGACAGGACGGGATCAGTCGCCATCTTGCGGGCGAGTACAACATCTTCATGGTCGTAATGATCCGCTACTGGTTCTTCGCCGCTTTCGTCATCGCGATCGCTGTGCGGCGGACCGGCGGCGTGAGAGAGGCCGCGCGGACGTCCCAACCCTTTGTTCAAGCCTTCCGGGGCGCCTTGCTAGCGTTGGAGATCATGGTCATGGTCGGCGCTTTCGTCCTGCTCGGGCTGGTGGAAGCGCACGCCATCTTCACCTGTTACCCCCTTCTCGTGGCGGCCCTTTCCGGTCCGGTCCTGGGCGAGAACGTGGGCTGGAGGCGTTGGACCGCCATTGGCATCGGTTTCGTCGGCGTCCTCGTGATCTTGCAGCCGGGCTATGGCGTCTTCTCGATCTATGCCCTCGTCCCGCTGCTCGCGGCCTTCATGTTCGCGCTTTACAACCTGCTGACCCGCTATGTCGCCGCAAAAGACCGTGCGGCGACCAGCTTCTTCTGGACCGGCACTGTCGGCGCGGTCCTGAGCACCTGCATCGGCGTCTGGTTCTGGGAACCGATGACGAGCGCCGATTGGGGATGGATGGCGTTGCTCTGCGTCACCGGGGTGACGGGGCATTTCCTGCTGATCAAAACCTATGAGCTGGCGGAAGCCTCGGCCGTGCAGCCCTTTGCCTACCTGCAATTGGTCTTCGCCTCGGCCATCGGTCTGACCGTGTTCGGCGAAACCTTGTCGCGGAACGTCGTGATCGGCGCGGGGATCGTGGTGTGCGCCGGGCTGTTTACGCTCTGGCGGGCCAAGAAGGTGGCGGAGAGCTAG
- the hslV gene encoding ATP-dependent protease subunit HslV produces MAKDEFPGWHGTTIIGVRKGGKVVVAGDGQVSLGQTVIKGSARKVRRLSPGGYDVVCGFAGSTADAFTLLERLEGKLEATPGQLQRASVELAKDWRTDKYLQKLEAMLIVTDGSELYIITGAGDVLEPEHGIAAIGSGGNFALAAARGMLDSDKDAEAIARDAMAIASDICVYTNGNLTVETIDAKGSA; encoded by the coding sequence ATGGCGAAAGATGAATTCCCCGGCTGGCACGGGACCACGATCATTGGTGTGCGCAAGGGCGGCAAGGTCGTTGTTGCGGGCGACGGACAGGTGAGCCTTGGACAGACAGTCATCAAGGGGAGCGCCCGCAAGGTGCGGCGGCTCTCGCCCGGCGGCTACGACGTCGTCTGCGGCTTTGCCGGATCAACGGCGGATGCCTTCACCCTGCTGGAGCGGCTCGAAGGTAAGCTGGAAGCCACGCCGGGCCAGCTGCAACGCGCCTCGGTCGAGCTGGCGAAGGACTGGCGGACCGACAAATACCTGCAAAAACTGGAAGCGATGCTGATCGTCACCGACGGATCCGAGCTTTATATCATCACCGGCGCAGGCGACGTGCTGGAGCCTGAGCACGGCATCGCCGCCATCGGTTCGGGCGGCAACTTCGCCTTGGCCGCCGCGCGCGGAATGCTTGATAGCGATAAGGACGCGGAGGCGATTGCCCGCGATGCCATGGCGATTGCGTCGGATATTTGTGTCTACACCAACGGCAATCTGACGGTTGAGACCATCGACGCCAAAGGCTCCGCATGA
- the idi gene encoding isopentenyl-diphosphate Delta-isomerase — MTIYIPTWINGILQPVEKLAAHQRGLRHKAVSVFLLRDGDVLLQRRALSKYHTPGLWANTCCTHPMWEESGLDCALRRLDEELGITGVELEYRDTVEYRADVGEGLIEHEVVDIFVGEMPRDAPLDMNPDEVMETRWTPLATLNDEVAAKPDEFTPWLRIYLDQYAELIFDGRGQAE, encoded by the coding sequence ATGACCATCTACATCCCGACCTGGATTAACGGAATCTTGCAGCCTGTGGAGAAGCTGGCAGCGCATCAGCGCGGGCTCCGGCACAAGGCTGTATCAGTTTTCCTGCTGCGGGATGGCGATGTGTTGCTGCAGCGGCGCGCTTTGAGCAAGTATCATACGCCGGGCCTTTGGGCGAATACCTGTTGCACCCATCCCATGTGGGAAGAATCCGGCCTCGACTGCGCACTGCGGCGGTTGGATGAGGAGTTGGGGATCACCGGCGTAGAGCTGGAATACCGCGACACCGTGGAGTACCGCGCTGACGTTGGGGAAGGGCTCATTGAGCATGAAGTTGTGGATATCTTTGTGGGAGAAATGCCCCGCGATGCGCCGCTCGACATGAACCCCGACGAAGTGATGGAGACGCGGTGGACCCCCTTGGCGACTTTGAACGACGAGGTTGCCGCAAAGCCGGATGAATTCACGCCGTGGCTGCGGATCTATCTGGACCAATACGCCGAGCTCATTTTCGACGGGCGCGGGCAAGCGGAATAG
- the leuC gene encoding 3-isopropylmalate dehydratase large subunit → MTGKTLYDKIWDAHLAHEAEDGTCLLYIDRHLVHEVTSPQAFEGLRMAGRDVHAPDKTIAVPDHNVPTTEGRDDPKNMTEDSAIQVAALDKNAKDFGIHYYPVSDVRQGIVHIVGPEQGWTLPGMTVVCGDSHTATHGAFGALAHGIGTSEVEHVLATQTLIQKKSKNMKVEITGKLAPGVTAKDITLTVIGRTGTAGGTGYVIEYMGEAIRSLSMEGRMTVCNMAIEGGARAGIIAPDETTFEYCKGRPHAPKGAQWEAAMAWWKTLYSDDDAHWDEVITIRGEDIAPVVTWGTSPEDVLPITADVPAPENFTGGKVDAAKRSLDYMGLTAGTPLSQIEIDTVFIGSCTNGRIEDLRAAAEILKGKKIKDGLRAMIVPGSGLVRAQAEEEGLADIFKEAGFEWRLAGCSMCLAMNPDQLSPGERCAATSNRNFEGRQGRGGRTHLMSPAMAAAAAITGRLTDVRELM, encoded by the coding sequence ATGACCGGCAAGACACTCTACGACAAAATCTGGGACGCCCATCTCGCTCATGAAGCCGAGGACGGCACCTGCCTTCTCTACATCGATCGGCACCTCGTGCATGAAGTGACCAGCCCGCAGGCGTTCGAAGGCCTGCGCATGGCCGGCCGGGACGTTCACGCGCCCGACAAGACCATCGCCGTGCCCGACCACAACGTGCCGACGACCGAGGGCCGCGACGATCCGAAAAACATGACCGAGGACAGTGCCATCCAGGTGGCCGCGCTGGACAAGAACGCCAAGGATTTCGGCATCCACTACTACCCCGTTTCGGACGTGCGGCAGGGCATCGTGCACATCGTCGGCCCCGAACAGGGCTGGACCCTGCCCGGCATGACCGTCGTCTGCGGTGACAGCCACACCGCCACCCACGGCGCGTTTGGCGCGCTCGCCCACGGCATCGGCACCTCCGAGGTGGAGCATGTTCTGGCGACGCAGACGCTGATCCAGAAGAAATCCAAGAACATGAAGGTCGAGATCACCGGCAAGCTCGCGCCGGGCGTGACCGCAAAGGACATCACGCTGACCGTGATCGGTCGCACCGGCACCGCCGGCGGCACCGGTTACGTCATCGAATACATGGGCGAGGCGATCCGCTCGCTGTCCATGGAAGGCCGGATGACCGTCTGCAACATGGCGATCGAGGGCGGCGCGCGCGCCGGCATCATCGCGCCGGATGAGACCACTTTCGAATACTGCAAGGGCCGCCCCCACGCTCCGAAAGGCGCCCAGTGGGAGGCCGCGATGGCCTGGTGGAAGACGCTCTATTCCGACGACGACGCCCATTGGGACGAGGTCATCACCATCCGTGGCGAGGATATCGCGCCGGTCGTCACCTGGGGCACCTCGCCCGAGGATGTGCTGCCGATCACCGCCGATGTGCCCGCGCCCGAGAACTTCACGGGCGGTAAGGTCGATGCGGCGAAGCGCTCGCTCGACTACATGGGCCTGACGGCGGGCACGCCGCTGTCGCAGATCGAGATCGACACGGTCTTCATCGGCTCCTGCACCAACGGCCGGATCGAGGACCTGCGCGCCGCGGCCGAAATCCTGAAGGGCAAGAAGATCAAGGACGGCCTCCGCGCGATGATCGTGCCGGGCTCGGGCCTCGTCCGGGCGCAGGCGGAAGAGGAAGGCTTGGCCGACATCTTCAAGGAAGCCGGGTTCGAGTGGCGCCTCGCGGGTTGCTCCATGTGCCTTGCCATGAACCCCGACCAGCTCTCCCCCGGAGAGCGTTGTGCCGCCACTTCGAACCGCAACTTCGAGGGTCGCCAAGGCCGCGGCGGACGCACTCACCTGATGTCGCCCGCCATGGCCGCCGCCGCCGCGATCACCGGCCGCCTGACGGACGTGCGCGAACTGATGTGA
- a CDS encoding aldo/keto reductase, which translates to MSDMTYTRLGNSGLVVSRMALGTMTFNLGADFIPGVANVGQDEATRMVQTALDHGVNFFDSADGYSDGQAEIALGTALAGKRQDAVICTKVGFRKGDAITDAGLSRRHLMTSVDGCLERLETDYIDLLVVHKTDVFTPLEETLQALDDLVRSGKVRYVGCSNWPAWEVARAVEFQRANGMAQYVAGQYLYNAAARDIEVDVLRMTEQFGLSLMAWSPLAGGLLTGKYDLDRLEDGDGRMASGDFLQIPRPQAEAVLSALENAARSHDLTIAQTALAWIVNKRRNHTVLVGASSTEQLEKSLKAGSITLNSDEMSAIDAAAPPPRRYPEWFADMMLDDMHKDALT; encoded by the coding sequence ATGAGTGACATGACCTATACGCGCCTCGGCAACTCCGGCCTTGTCGTCTCGCGCATGGCGCTTGGGACGATGACCTTCAACCTCGGGGCGGATTTCATCCCCGGCGTGGCCAATGTCGGGCAGGACGAGGCCACGCGCATGGTGCAGACCGCGCTGGATCACGGCGTGAATTTCTTCGACAGCGCCGATGGCTATTCCGACGGGCAGGCCGAGATCGCTCTGGGCACCGCGCTGGCGGGAAAGCGGCAGGATGCGGTGATCTGCACCAAAGTTGGTTTTCGCAAGGGCGATGCCATCACGGATGCGGGCCTGTCACGGCGGCATCTGATGACCTCGGTCGATGGCTGTCTGGAGCGTTTGGAAACCGACTACATCGACCTGCTGGTGGTGCATAAGACGGATGTCTTCACGCCTCTGGAAGAGACTTTGCAAGCGCTCGACGATCTCGTGCGGTCAGGCAAGGTGCGGTACGTCGGGTGCTCGAACTGGCCCGCATGGGAAGTCGCGCGCGCGGTTGAATTTCAGCGTGCCAACGGCATGGCGCAATACGTGGCTGGCCAATACCTCTACAACGCAGCAGCGCGGGATATCGAGGTTGATGTCCTACGCATGACCGAGCAGTTCGGCCTGTCCCTCATGGCTTGGTCGCCGCTGGCCGGTGGCCTGCTCACCGGCAAATACGATCTGGATCGGCTCGAAGACGGCGACGGTCGCATGGCCTCAGGTGATTTCCTGCAGATCCCGCGCCCGCAAGCCGAGGCGGTGTTGAGCGCCCTCGAAAACGCCGCGCGATCCCATGACCTGACCATCGCACAGACTGCGCTGGCGTGGATCGTGAACAAGCGCAGAAATCACACCGTTCTGGTCGGCGCTTCCTCGACCGAGCAATTGGAGAAGAGCCTCAAGGCAGGCTCTATTACCCTGAATAGTGACGAAATGAGCGCCATCGACGCCGCCGCTCCACCGCCTCGGCGGTACCCGGAGTGGTTTGCGGACATGATGCTCGACGACATGCACAAGGATGCCCTTACATGA